The Acropora muricata isolate sample 2 chromosome 4, ASM3666990v1, whole genome shotgun sequence genome contains the following window.
GCGATTGCGTTGGCTAAGCGTGCGATAAACACGCCAATAACAGAAGGAGATGGCGGCGGTTGGAACTCCGATGAATACTACATCGAGGCCAGCTGTGTATGCAGTGTTGATTTCAAAGGGGTAAACACATACGGCTTTGCCAGGTTGGAAGGCATAGTCGTCGGCCCCGAACGCTAACGATGGAATCGAGAAACAAAGCGAGGTGAACCACACGATGCCCAGAAAAGCGATGGTGTTCCTACTCGAAAACACTGTTCGGTAACGGTTGGGTTTAACAATGCAGTAATACCTGTTAATGGCAATCAACGACAAAGTGTTAAGTGATGTCGTCGCGAAGGTGATAACGCAGAAACCTTGAAAACGACAAATCCTTTCGTTGTAAGGCCAACTCCCAGTGATAAGCGCCCCAACAGATAACGGCATCACCGTGACAGACACGAGGAGATCAGTTGAGGAAAGGGCTACAATGAGATGATCTGTTACTGTTAGTCGGCGACGGTTTCTGTAGGCTACCACGAAAATCAAACTGTTACCTAACAGAGCTGCACCGTTGATAAGTAACATGAAAAATGCCTCGGTTGTAACCAGGGAAGCCGGTCTTGCCGCGATGTCGTGTTGGAGGCGTTCGTCAACGACGGGCATTTCATCTAAAGTTTCTTCGTCGTCTTGCTCAACTCGGTAACTTTATCACCATAACGAGATTTCTTGTCAACTAAACGAATGgtaacataatttatttattgaaatgcCGTTCGAATGTACATATATTGACATCTTTATCATGGATGGCCAAGTGCGCCAGGTGATTttcattctttgttttttttttcttttttttcaacatttgtACATTAATAAACGACATCTGCTTATCTTGAGATAAGAGTATCGAGTGATCGATAGGTTAGCTTATGAAAAAAGATTTGTAAGTGAGGTATTAAAAAAACTTGAGCACTTGGATTAACATGACTGTTGGGGGGGTGGGGTAGGGTTGACTGGTAGGAGTGGGGTGACGGTGAATGGGTGGGTTTACATTTTACAATTCACATTATATCAACTGCGGAATTGTAATATGAATACTATTTTTGGAAGGAGAAATGACGACTTACGTCGTACGAAGACTTGGAGGAAATGAACATGCAGCACGCAGGTACAACTCTTTTTCAGGTGAGTGAGTGCAGAATTTTCCCGTGACTTTGGTTTTGCGgttttgggatttttttttttttcaggttctCATTGCGTTGAGCAAGATGAGACTTTCTGTCGCGTGGATAGAAATTCACGTAGCTTGCCCCATAAACGTTTTGAAGTTTCAAAGGTGTCTAGCATCATGAGTCCAACAATTCCCGACAAAAAAGACTACCTACCCACTACTCTCATCCACTACCCCCTGGAATAGTCATGCCGCATTTGGATTCACCAAAATTCTTAGAATTGAAATATACCCCACTGCGTTTTTGCGCAAAAAATCGAATGATTAAACTTCCTAGCTGTATTTAATCTGTTCTCTTTAGAAGCATCTTCCTCTAAACGATTAAAGATTTGAAAAATTGACTTGGCCAGATTTAGCGAGATTGATTTCAttttcgagaaaaaaataatgagtgcatttttttttttgagaaattgaaTCATTCATACAATTAATACATTAAGCATGAAACTCCGACgctaaaaaaaatgacaaagcaCAAAGTCGGGCGTGATATTTTCGACACATCCGTTTCATGTCTGAGCCccatttcgtctttttttgttttattgttgctgTTTTCAATGTTTGCACCGGTTGTCATTTTTAAAACGGCAAATATGCTAAAATGACAACTCTGGTATTGTAGCaaatgtaaattttgaaaagcGTTTTATCTACTCTCAAACATTTTTTGTAAGAACTATTAATGCCCCAGAAATTTACTTTCGTCACCAATATAACACTGCGTTCCCACGAAATATCTATATGAAATTCAGTTACGTTTCAATAAAGCGCAATGTTGACTTCATAAAGCTTTAGGTGATGCAATATTTACGCAGGCACTTGCTCGAGAATTCAACATGATCCACGGCGCATTTTATTTTGGAGTGCAACGCGTGTTCCAAAACGAAAAAACAGGCCAGGGAACAAATGAAATCGTACAGATTCGTTTGAAAGTGTCTGCGAACTGATCAATACAGCACTGAAGTGAATTCCAAACAGTAAATCTTCACAACCAGAGGATTGCTGTTGTGATGCAAAAAAGCTGGTTTCTTGCTGTTTATCATAAGTTGTGTTAGATGTTTCTTTTGTCTGAGAGACTTGCTCGAGGCGAATGGTAAATTTCTATTTTCGTTCCTCataaatttaatgaaagaaatgcCAACAAATAAACGAAAAGATCGCTCAGAGGTAATATTGGCTCTGTCTTCGACACAAGATGATGTCGATGAACAATCGGAATTGAAAGCAGAGCAGAATTCGGAGAGAGAGACCCTCAGCAGCGAAATCGAGATTGTTCAACGGTACACGTGGGGCAATAAAGCAGAATACATTCTCGCAACTCTTGGCTATGCCGTTGGGTTTGGGAACTTGTGGAGATTTCCATACTTGTGTCAGAAAAATGGAGGCGGTAAGGATATAGACTTTTCAGATAACAAAATCTAATAAACGGATTTGAGGTGATAATGATCGGTAGACATTAATGTCTACAGCAACAAAGTCAATAACACGCGATTGTAAGCGAGCCGGCCGTGATAAAGAAAGTCACTAAATACAGTTCAAAAGTCGTTTTTATGTCCAAGTCGGGAATGATTCTGGTCGCAATTGTATTGCGCTGAAGATAATCGCTTCATTGGCGCCTCAaatcaaacaaaccaaaacaaaaagtaaaggagaact
Protein-coding sequences here:
- the LOC136914746 gene encoding melatonin receptor type 1A-like, giving the protein MPVVDERLQHDIAARPASLVTTEAFFMLLINGAALLGNSLIFVVAYRNRRRLTVTDHLIVALSSTDLLVSVTVMPLSVGALITGSWPYNERICRFQGFCVITFATTSLNTLSLIAINRYYCIVKPNRYRTVFSSRNTIAFLGIVWFTSLCFSIPSLAFGADDYAFQPGKAVCVYPFEINTAYTAGLDVVFIGVPTAAISFCYWRVYRTLSQRNRVMSEKAYRVNVREANITKTAGAVVLGFAFCWLPVLVIDVIDTVSASLILPRQLYLFYTFMVFLSSTINPIIYALVSKRFRKALEILLNGMCNRKRPTEAMGHVAH